Below is a genomic region from Antricoccus suffuscus.
CGGATCGCCGTTCGAGGCATGACTCGGTTGGTGACCTGCGGTCGCCGGATCCGCCGGAGGTTCGGTCGGGTTATCGGGTTGATTGAATCCACTCATGACTTACCTGCAATCCACACCGTGCAAATCAGCATGAAGCTGATGCCACCCAGCCAAATGACGAGGCCTTCGGGTACCGGGCCGGTGCGGCCGATGCTGGCGCCACCGGGGTCGGTCGTCTTCTGAAGGGACTCGACATACGCGATGATGTTGACCTTTTGCTCGTCGGTCAACTGGTTAGGGCTGAAGACCGGCATGTTTTGCGGTCCGGTCAGCATCGCGCTGTAAATGTCGACAGGCGTGGCGTGCTTCAGGCTTGGCGCGAACTTGCCGGAGGACAACGCGCCACCTTGACCGACGAAGTTGTGGCACGACGCGCAGTTGAGACGGAACAGCTCGCCACCTTCGGCGAGATTGGCGTTCTTGATCGATTCCTTGCTGACCTCGGGGATTGCCGGTCCGCCGTACTGACCGATGTATGCCGCGAGGGCGAGCGTGTCGTCGTGACCGAACTTCGCCGGCTTACGGATCGTCTGCGCTTCTTGACGAGTCATCGGCATGCGGCCGGTCGAGACCTGGAAGTAGACGGCTGCGGCACCGACACCGAGTAGCGACGGACCGCGATCCTTCACGCCTTCAAGGTTGGCGCCGTGGCAGGTAATGCAGGTCTTGTCGTAGATGCCCTGACCGGTCTTCATCATTTCAGCCTGGCTCGCCGACGCATTGGTTTCGGCGTTGGACGGTGTGGCGTACGAATACATGCCGCCGACGACCGCCAGAGCACCGAGCAGCGCCGCAGCGCGACGTACTTTGCTCTTACGTCCGGTGCGCCGCTTGTTGGCTGAGCTCGCAGCAGAAGGGGGCGCCGACTGCGTGTCGGCCGTGTCGGTCATGGTCGAAACACCCTGCCTGTCTCCGGTCTGTTTGTCGTTACTCGAATTGTGCGTGGTTGCCATGACGTCTACGCGCTCCCCAGAGTGAGGATGTAGATGACGGTGAACAACCCGATCCACACCACGTCGACGAAATGCCAGTAGTAGGAGACGACGATCGCTGAAGTAGCCTGCGCGGGCGTAAAGCGGCCCATCGTCGAGCGAATGAGGATGAAGATGAAGGCAATCAGGCCGCCGATGACGTGCAGCCCGTGGAACCCGGTGGTCAAGAAGAACACGGACCCGAAGGACGAGGACGAAATCGTCGTGCCGTCAGCTACGAGGGTGCGGAACTCGTTGGCCTGTCCGAGGACGAAGACCAAGCCCATCACAAACGAGATCGCATACCAGCGGCGTAACCCGAATACGTCACCTCGTTCGGCCGCGAATACGCCTAGCTGGCACGTCACCGAAGATGCGACCAGAATGATCGTAAAGACCAATGCATAGGGAAATTCCAAATGCGATGGCGGGGGCGGCCAGGGTTCTCCGTGGACCGCTTTCGCGGTGAAGTACATCGCGAATAGGCCCGCGAAGAACATCAACTCACTGGAGAGCCACACGATGGTGCCCACGCTGACCATGTTTGGACGCGAGAGCGAGTGCACCTTTTCGGACTCGAAGGCTGGGGTCACTGTCGTCACGGGCGTTATTATGTCCTCTCCAGTTGCCAGTAACACCACCGGGGTAGGGCGTTTCGCCAGTTTCTTTTGTCCTACCCTGCGGGAGTGTTGGTGACTACGATGGCAACCTCGATTCCAGCCCTCGCAGTGGGCGTTGATCCCGCGAGCCTACCGCCGTTCACTGCCATTCGGATACTCAACGAATGGACCGTTGAACCCTTCCTGCTGACAATGCTCGTCGTATCCGCGGCGCTCTACCTATGGGGAGTTCAGCGACTGCGCGCCAACGGCGTGCACTGGAAGACCAGCCGCACCGTGTCGTTCCTCCTCGGTGGCGTCGGCACGATCGCGTTTGTGACTATGTCGGGGATCGGGGCGTACGACGAGACCCTCTTTAGCGTGCACATGGTGCAGCACATGGTGTTGAGCATGGTCTCGCCGATCTTCCTCGCGCTCGGCGCTCCGGTCACTCTGGCATTGCGCGCACTGCCGAGCGCCGGCCGGTCCCGGCTGAACGCCGTACTGCACAGCCACATAGCGCGCTTCTTCTGTCACCCGCTCGTCGGTTTTCTGCTGTTCGTCGGTACGCCGTTCCTGCTGTATCTGACCGAGTGGTACCCGCTGTCTCTGCGCTACATCTGGCTGCACGAGTTTCTGCATGTGCACTTCTTGCTCATCGGATGCGTCTTCTTCTGGCCGCTCGTCGGAGTGGACCCCGTACCCGGCCGAGTATCGCACCCGATGCGGATGCTGATCCTGGTCGCGACGATGCCGCTGCACGCCGTGCTCGGGCTGACTATCATGCAGTCGCGCGACCTCATCGCCGGTAGCTGGTACGGCGTCGTACACCCGGTGTGGAGCAACCCGATGTCCGAGCAGCAGATAGCCGGTGGATTGCTGTGGGCATCCGGTGACCTCGTGGGGCTTCTCATGGTCGTGACGGCGATGTACCAGTGGATGCGAGCGAGCGAGCGGGAGGCTGCGCGGGAGGATCGGCGACTCGATCGACTAGATGCGTCCAACCGCCGCGGGGAGGCGCGCAGGCTCGATAGCCGAGGTCCGAAGTCTGCCGCCGGCCCGGCCGAGTAACCTCAACCAGCAGTCCCGTCGTACGAAACCGTGGAGATCCCTACATGAGCAGTGCACCTCGCGACCTCGTTCACAACGTCGTGTTGTACAGCCCTCGTCCCGAGCGCCGCACCGCCGTGCGCAGCGCTGTTGGCCGCCGCCCGGCCGCCGACCTCGGGCGCATCAACTGGCTCGAGTGCGCGACGTACGACGAGGTGATCGCCCAGGTCGACAACGGGGACGTTGCGGTCGCGGTCCTCGACGGCGAAGCGCAGCCGGTCGGTGGCATGGGGTTGTCACGACAGATGAAGTACGAACTCGACAACTGCCCTTCGGTTGTGGTTGTCATCGCTCGCCGCGACGACCGCTGGCTGGCGACCTGGTCGCTGGCCGACGCCACCATCAGCTATCCCGTCGACCCGATCGTGGCGGGGGAGACGATCGCCGAACAGCTGCGCAATCGCGTCGCAGGTATTCCCGTACTGCGGTGACCACGCCGCAAGGTGCGCCGCACACGTGGCCCGGTGTCCTCGGTGCGCTCCTTAGCGAGGGTCGGCTGGACGAAGACGGCGCCGCATGGGCAATGGGTGAGATCATGTCCGGCGAGGCGACGTCCGCTCAGATCGCCGGATTCGCGGTCGCAATGCGTTCGGCCGGTGAAGCGGTCGACGCCGTAGCGGGGTTGGCGCGAACCATGCTGGCCAAGGCCGCGCCGGCCGAACTCGATGTGCAATGCGTTGACATTGTCGGCACTGGCGGCGATCAGGCGCATACCGTCAACATCTCGACCATGGCTGGAATCCTCGTGGCCGCTGCCGGCGTCCCCGTTGCGAAGCACGGCAACCGCGCCGCGTCCTCGAAGTGTGGCGCGGCGGACCTGCTCGAAGAGTTCGGCGTCAAACTAGCCCTCGATGGTGCGGGGGTTGCCCGCTGTGTAAGGGAAGTGGGAATCGGTTTCTACTTCGCACCGCAGTTTCACTCCGGATTTCGCTTCACCGGTCCGGCGCGCAAAGAGCTTGGGATCCCAACGGTCTTCAACTTCCTTGGCCCGCTGTCTAACCCGGCCGCACCGTCGGCGCTAGCGGTCGGCTGCGCGGACGCGACGATGGCGCCGATCCTGGCCGAAGTGCTGGCGCGGAGAGGTTCATCGGCATTGGTGTTTCGCGGCGACGACGGTCTTGATGAGCTCACCACCACCACCACGTCGCAGGTGTGGGTCGCCACCGGAAACCAGGTGCGACGGACCGTCGTCGATCCGGCCCGGCTAGGGATTGGCGCCGCTACGCCAGAAGACCTACGCGGCGGCGATCCAGCACACAATGCCGGCGTCGCGCACGAACTGTTCGCCGGACGTCGAGGCCCTGTCCGCGACGCGGTCCTGCTCAACGCGGCCGCGGCGATTGCGGCGTACGACGGACTGGCCGCAACGGCTGGCGACCTCGACGATGCACTCAGCGCAGGCATCGCGCGGGCCGCCAAGGCAATTGACAGTGGCGCGGCCGCCGAACTGCTGACCAACTGGGTCCGAGTCAGCAACGGCTAAGCGCACATCGCGCTATTCGAGGCCGACGCTGAAGGTCGCCTCGAGGTCGTGCTTCGAAAACGCGCGGAATGCAACATGTGTGTCGGTGTCGATGACACCGTCGACCTTGTTGAGCCGGTTGGAGATGGTCTCGGCGATATCGTTGAACTCGCGCACCCGCACGATGGCAATGAGATCCACGCCGCCGGCGACGGAGTAGACCTCGCTCACACCGTCGATGTCGGCAATGGCCTGCGCGGTCTCGGGTATCCGGTCCGTCGCGGCGGTGATCATGACGATGGCGGTTAACAAGGTAACTCCTCGTGGCGAGATGGTACGTCGACGCTCACGGTACGACATACTTTCTGCGCACACCGAGTGGGCGGTCTTGCGGGCGGTCGAGCGGCCGCGGAGTGCGCGGATGCGCGAACGGGTCGCGCGCGCGACGGCCCGTCTGGATGCTGCGATCGATCTTGCGCATCCACGGAGTCCAGCTCGCCGCGGCCGGGACGGGGCAGGAGTATTCGCCGTCGAGCTCGACGAGCCGTACCGCCGGCGCATCCAGCCAGCTGCTGATCAGCTCGGTCTCCTCATAGTGAGCTTCGGGAAGGTCGACCGAGTCGGCATCGTCTGACGCGTGGGATTCTTCGGAGCCGGCAAGCGAGGTGAGCAGGGCCCGTACCGGTACGCCGCGTGCGGCGTGCGCGGCAAGCACGAGGCGGCCGTGCCGGATGACCGCGAGCTCCCAGCCGCCATTGCCATCTGGTGCTGCGGCAACCAGCCGGGCCAGTCGGTTGACCCGACGAAGTTGCTGAGTGCGAATCAGTGACCGAATGAGGGCGACGGCTCGGTCCCGGACCGACTGAGCTTCCTCGTAACGCTGAGCGGCGGATAACGCGTCGATCCGCGCCAGCATCGGTTGCACCAGCGCGCCGACATCCGACCGGATGGCCCGACGCAGCGGCGCGATCGTCGCGGCGTAAGTCTGCGGGCTGATTCGGCCATCGCACGGCGCGCTGCACTTGCCGAGCTCGGCAAGCGCGCACGCATTGATGGGCGCGCTCTGGCGCAGCTTGTGTGTGCACCTCCGGATCGGCAGCGTGTCGTAGATGGCGTTGATCGTGTCCTCGGCGGCGCGGCGTGAGCTAAACGGTCCCAGGTAGTCGCAGCCGTCGTCTTTCATCGTGCGCACCACAGACAACCGCGGAAACAATTCGGCGGTGACCTTGACCCATACGGCGCGATCTGGTGTCTTGGACCGCCGGTTGTAACGCGGCCGCAGCGCGGCGATGAGACGACGTTCGCGGACGCCCGCTTCGAGGTCATGCGAACAGGAAACGGTGTCCACGGCGGTCGCCAAGGCCACCATTTCGCGCATCCTCGCGCGCGGTTCACTGGCAGTGAAGTAGTCGCGCACGCGTCGTCGAATGTTTTTACTTTTGCCTACATATAAGGGATTTCCCTGGGAATCACGGAAGATGTAGACGCCAGGGGACTCGGGCAAGTTGGCTGCCAGAGTGCGTTTCTCGCGTTGTGCCGGCGTCACCTCGCGCGACATGGTGAGCAACTCGTCGAGCGATTGAACGCCCATCGGCCCGAGCCGTTCGAACAGCCCGTGCAGCACCGCGACCGTGGCGCGGGCGTCGTCGAGTGCCCGGTGGTTGGGCGTGGTCGGTGAGCCGAAGAACGGCGCGAGCGTGGCGAGCTTGCAGTTGGCGACTTCGTCCCGGCTGATCGTGCGGCGGGCGGTGATGACGGTATCGACGGTGCGGTGTTTGGGCCACGAATAGCCAAGGTCCTTTGCTGCCTGTTTGAGGAAGCCGACATCGAACGGCGCGTTGTGCGCGACGAGAACCGTGCCGCCTTCCAGACCAGCGAACTCGAGGAACGACGGCAACGCGGCCGCGATTGTGGGCGCACCGATGATCATGGACTCGGTGATCCCGGTGAGCACTTGGATGTAGGGCGGGATCCCGGTCTGCGGGTCGACCAGTGTCTGAAACTCGCCGAGCACTTCTCCGCCGCGTACCTTTACCGCACCGATCTCGGTGATCCGGTCGTCCTTGGCAGACCCGCCGGTCGTCTCGAGGTCGACAACCACGAAGGTGACTTCGCGCAGCGGCTCACCAAGCTCGTCGAATGCGAGCTGCTGCGCGCGCGGTTGCCGCCGGGGCTCGTGGGACTGCTGTTGCTGTGGCACATTGCCGACCATAAGTCGGCCCACCGACATTTCCGTTGAACGTCGCCGTACATAATGGCCAGCGGGCGAATTGACGGAGGACCTGGCGGCGATGTGGCAAGGATCAACGCGGCGGTTCGTCCTCGCGTGCGTCAGCATCTTGCTGGGGATAACGTTCCTGACGCCACCGGCGGCGTACGCGGATCCCACTCCGAGCGCGACCGGTGACTTGCAGGGTCTCGCCGAATCGATCCAGCAGAAGTTGGTCGACGCGCAGGCGGCCGTCGTTGCGGCCCAGAGCGACCTGAAAGTCGAACAGGAGCGTGCCGATAGTTCTGCCGCGCGAGCCGAGGTTGCCGCGCAGGAGTACTCGGCGCAACAGGCCGAGGTCGGCAAGCAGGCGGCGGCCATCTATAAGTCCGGATATGCACTGAACTCGACGATCGAGATGCTGTCGGCGACGAGCGTCGAGGTGAAGATCGATCGGTTACAGACGATCCAGCAGATCAACCTGTACTACGGCAAAGCGGTCGCCGCGGCATCGGCCGCCGCAGTGAAGGCGGCCCAGGCGAAAGCCGAGTCCGATAGCGCGCTCGCAGAGGTGCAGGTCGCTACCGCCAAAGTCCAGTCGGCCGCGGATTTGGTCGCTTCGGAGGCATTTGCCAGTGGATCGACCCTCAGTCAAAGCCTGGGAGGGGTCGACGCGCAATACAAGGCCCAGCTCGCCGCGCAGCAGAAGGTCAACGAAAACACCGCGACGGCCTGGGCAGAGCACCTCACGCAGCTGAGCGCCGCCGAGGCCGCCGCGCCCGCTGTTGCGTCGGTGACCAACGCGATCCGGGCGCTCGGAGCGCCGTACGCCGCCAACGCGACCGGCCCCGCCTCCTACGACTGTCGCGGGTTCGTCACCTCGATGTACTCTGCCGTCGGCGTCGCCCTGCCGCCGGATATCCCCACCCAGTTCGCGGTGACCGCCCCGATTGGTGCGCCCGACATCCAGCCGGGCGACTTGGTGTTTATCGGTAACGCAGATGCGGGCCTGCACACGGTCGGCATCGTGTTTGACGCCACGTCGTACATCACCGCTGACGGCCCGTCCCGTGCGGTCGCGGTGCGCGAGATCCAGACTGACCCCAACGGGGATTATGCGATGGGGTTCGGCCGGCCCACGCTCCCCAATCGCGCGCCCGTGCCGGCACCGTCGGGAACCGGGCTTGGGTTTCCGATGAAGTGCGGCAACATCGTCTATCCCGCCTCGTACAACGGATCCAAGGCTTGGGGCAACTATCCGAACGGCCTGATTCCGCCCTCCGCGCTCTGCTCGATTGGTGTCGGTGCACACCAGCTGCGCTGTGACGCGGCGCAGGCCTTCAAGCTCATGTCTGCGGCATACTCGGCGGTTTTCGGTACGCCGATCTGCGTGACCGACTCGTATCGCTCGTTCCAGGCGCAGGCGACGCTGTACGCGCAAAAACCCGGTATATCGGCGATTCCGGGCACCAGCAATCACGGCTGGGCGCTGGCAATCGACGCTTGCGGAGGGATCCAGGGATTCGGTACCGCGCAGTACAGCTGGATGATCGCAAATGCAGGCAAGTTCGGCTGGTTGCACCCGACGTGGGCCGACCCCGGCAACGGACGCGAGGAACCGTGGCATTGGGAGTACGCCGGAGGCTAGGACCTTAGACATGCATCGAAATTGTCGGTATCGGTGTTTATGGTCGGCGGCATGTTGATCGATTGCAAAAGTTGCCAGGCCGTACCGGCGGCATGCGAAGACTGTGTGGTGACGGTGCTGCTCGGCCCGCTGAATGGACAGGCGCCAAGCGACGGCGAACTCGACGCTACCGAACGGCGCGCGTTCGATGCCTTAGTCGAGGGCGGCGTGCTGTCCGAGACATGGCGAACGACCGCCGAAGTGACGATGACACCGCGCACGGCACCGGCTGGGAGTCCCCGACGATGGCGTTCGACGGCGTGACAAATCGGCGTGAGAAACCACTCGGTCGGCGGGCCCTGATTGAATCCTTATCGGCGCGACTGTAAGGTCTTTGAGGTCGGTCACGGGACGGTCGTTTGTCCGAAATGGCGCCGTACGACACCGCCGAAACGTAATCGATTTACGTGCCGGGGACCCACGTGTCCTTGGGGTGAATCAGCGAGGCTCACGCTTCGTTGTAGGGCAATCTTCCCAGCCCGAACCCGTCAGCTAACTCGGTAGGCGGGCGCAGAGGAAGAGGAGAGCCGCCCCCGTGGCGCCTTCGAAAAAGCACGTAACCGCGGCCTCATTCGCCGCCCTGTTCACGACCTTCGGTCTCGCACTTACGCCCACTACTGCCGCGCATGCGGCCCCAGACGCGGCGCCCGCGCCGAGTGACGTCCAGGCGCAGATCGTCCAGATGCAGCATGATCTCGAAACCGTGACCGAGCAGTACAACGACGCGAAGATCGCGCTGGACCAGCAGAACGCTGCGCTGGCGACGGCGACCTCGACGTACGACGCGGCAAACGTGAAGCTCGAGTCACTCAAGGCGCAGGTCGCCAAGATCTCGGTCGGCGTTTATAAAGGCCCGCAGATGGCCAGCCTGACGACCGTGATGACGAGCGGCTCCCCGGCCGAGGTGCTCGACAAGCTCAACACCCTCGACGCGATCTCGGCGCACAACAACACTGCGCTCGGCGAGTTGGCAAGTGGCGAAGCCCAGGCCGCCGCTGCGAAGTCGGCCGCGACCGAGGCCGCGGATGCCGCGGCCAAGACCGAGCAGGACATCTCGGCCAAAAAGGCCAGCATCGAGTCCGAGCTGCCCAAGCTCGAGACACAGTTGGCCTCGCTCAACCCGACCGCGTACGCGTCAGTCATGGCCGCCTCGGGCGGCCCCGCTGTCGCCTCGGCAACTGCAGGCACGGGAGGATCGGCAGCCGCACAAGGCGCCGTCTCGGCCGCGCTATCGCGGCTCGGCATGCCCTACGTATGGGCCGCCTCGGGACCTAACTCATTCGACTGCTCGGGCCTGACGATGTGGGCCTACGGCCAGGTCGGCATCGGTCTGCCACACTCGTCGTCCGCGCAGCGCAGCTCGGGACCTTCGGTTTCGCTGTCCGCGCTCGTGCCCGGCGACCTGGTCTTCATGCCGGGCCATGTCGGCATGTATATCGGCAACGGCAACGTCGTACACGCCCCGACCAGCGGAGACGTCGTCAAGGTCGTCCCGCTGAGCTCGATGCACTGGACGTCGGCTGGTCGACCTGCCGCCTAACTCCCCGCGAGCAGGTATGAAAACGCTGGTTGTCACCAACGACTTCCCGCCCCGCGAAGGTGGCATCCAGACGTTTGTGCGTGCCATGGTGGCCCAGTTCGATCCGCGGGAGGTCGCCGTCTATTGTTCGACGTCGCCCGGCGCGGCGGAGTATGACGCCGGTTGCGGCTTTGAGGTCGTACGCAACCGGGCCACGATGCTGCTGCCCACGCGGTCGGTGACAGCTGACGTCATCGCAACCGCACGGCGGATCGGAGCCGACCGAGTCTGGTTCGGCGCCGCGGCGCCGCTCGCCCTGATGACGCCATCGCTTCGCAAGGCGGGCATACATCGACTCGTGGGTTCGACACACGGGCACGAGACGGGCTGGGCCGCGGCCCCAGGCGCGCGCCAGCTGCTACGCCGGATCGCCCGCACACTTGACGTCACGACGTACATCACCGGCTACACCGGCGACAAACTTCGCGACGCGCTCGGCCCGGCCGCCCAGCTCGCTCGCGTATCTCCGGGCGTCGACGTCGAACGGTTCACGCCGGACGTCGACGGGGCAGCGGTACGCCGCGAGCACGGTCTCGACGGCCGCACCGTCATCGGGTGCATATCGCGACTGGTGCCACGCAAGGGACAGGATGCGCTGATTGCCGCGCTGCCGCGTATCCGGGCCGTCCATCCCGACGCGGTGCTTTTTCTCGTCGGCTCAGGCCGCGACCGGGCGCGTCTTCAGCGACTCGTCCAGCGAGCAGGACTCGGCGAGCACGTCGTGATGACAGGGAGCGCGCCCACGCACGAGCTTCCGGCGTACTACGCGGCGACCGACATCTTTGCGATGCCTTGCCGAACCCGTAAGCGTGGCCTCGACGTCGAAGGGCTTGGCATGGTCTACCTCGAGGCCGCCGCAACCGGAAAACCGGTCGTTGCAGGTAACTCAGGTGGCGCGCCGGAGGCGGTGATCGATGGCGAGACGGGGTACGTCGTCACCGATCCACGCTCACCGCACGCCGTCGCGGAGCCGATCATCAGGCTGCTCGCCGACGCCGGCCTCGCCGCTCGGATGAGCGAGCGCGGCCGCGAGTGGGTCTGCGAGCAGTGGACCTGGAAACGCCAGTCGGACCGGCTCAAAGAGCTCCTTCAGGTCGCGTAAAGCTGGTCGATC
It encodes:
- a CDS encoding heme-copper oxidase subunit III; translated protein: MTTVTPAFESEKVHSLSRPNMVSVGTIVWLSSELMFFAGLFAMYFTAKAVHGEPWPPPPSHLEFPYALVFTIILVASSVTCQLGVFAAERGDVFGLRRWYAISFVMGLVFVLGQANEFRTLVADGTTISSSSFGSVFFLTTGFHGLHVIGGLIAFIFILIRSTMGRFTPAQATSAIVVSYYWHFVDVVWIGLFTVIYILTLGSA
- a CDS encoding NlpC/P60 family protein → MAPSKKHVTAASFAALFTTFGLALTPTTAAHAAPDAAPAPSDVQAQIVQMQHDLETVTEQYNDAKIALDQQNAALATATSTYDAANVKLESLKAQVAKISVGVYKGPQMASLTTVMTSGSPAEVLDKLNTLDAISAHNNTALGELASGEAQAAAAKSAATEAADAAAKTEQDISAKKASIESELPKLETQLASLNPTAYASVMAASGGPAVASATAGTGGSAAAQGAVSAALSRLGMPYVWAASGPNSFDCSGLTMWAYGQVGIGLPHSSSAQRSSGPSVSLSALVPGDLVFMPGHVGMYIGNGNVVHAPTSGDVVKVVPLSSMHWTSAGRPAA
- the trpD gene encoding anthranilate phosphoribosyltransferase; the protein is MTTPQGAPHTWPGVLGALLSEGRLDEDGAAWAMGEIMSGEATSAQIAGFAVAMRSAGEAVDAVAGLARTMLAKAAPAELDVQCVDIVGTGGDQAHTVNISTMAGILVAAAGVPVAKHGNRAASSKCGAADLLEEFGVKLALDGAGVARCVREVGIGFYFAPQFHSGFRFTGPARKELGIPTVFNFLGPLSNPAAPSALAVGCADATMAPILAEVLARRGSSALVFRGDDGLDELTTTTTSQVWVATGNQVRRTVVDPARLGIGAATPEDLRGGDPAHNAGVAHELFAGRRGPVRDAVLLNAAAAIAAYDGLAATAGDLDDALSAGIARAAKAIDSGAAAELLTNWVRVSNG
- a CDS encoding M15 family metallopeptidase, giving the protein MWQGSTRRFVLACVSILLGITFLTPPAAYADPTPSATGDLQGLAESIQQKLVDAQAAVVAAQSDLKVEQERADSSAARAEVAAQEYSAQQAEVGKQAAAIYKSGYALNSTIEMLSATSVEVKIDRLQTIQQINLYYGKAVAAASAAAVKAAQAKAESDSALAEVQVATAKVQSAADLVASEAFASGSTLSQSLGGVDAQYKAQLAAQQKVNENTATAWAEHLTQLSAAEAAAPAVASVTNAIRALGAPYAANATGPASYDCRGFVTSMYSAVGVALPPDIPTQFAVTAPIGAPDIQPGDLVFIGNADAGLHTVGIVFDATSYITADGPSRAVAVREIQTDPNGDYAMGFGRPTLPNRAPVPAPSGTGLGFPMKCGNIVYPASYNGSKAWGNYPNGLIPPSALCSIGVGAHQLRCDAAQAFKLMSAAYSAVFGTPICVTDSYRSFQAQATLYAQKPGISAIPGTSNHGWALAIDACGGIQGFGTAQYSWMIANAGKFGWLHPTWADPGNGREEPWHWEYAGG
- a CDS encoding cytochrome c oxidase assembly protein; this encodes MATSIPALAVGVDPASLPPFTAIRILNEWTVEPFLLTMLVVSAALYLWGVQRLRANGVHWKTSRTVSFLLGGVGTIAFVTMSGIGAYDETLFSVHMVQHMVLSMVSPIFLALGAPVTLALRALPSAGRSRLNAVLHSHIARFFCHPLVGFLLFVGTPFLLYLTEWYPLSLRYIWLHEFLHVHFLLIGCVFFWPLVGVDPVPGRVSHPMRMLILVATMPLHAVLGLTIMQSRDLIAGSWYGVVHPVWSNPMSEQQIAGGLLWASGDLVGLLMVVTAMYQWMRASEREAAREDRRLDRLDASNRRGEARRLDSRGPKSAAGPAE
- a CDS encoding Lrp/AsnC family transcriptional regulator; this encodes MLTAIVMITAATDRIPETAQAIADIDGVSEVYSVAGGVDLIAIVRVREFNDIAETISNRLNKVDGVIDTDTHVAFRAFSKHDLEATFSVGLE
- a CDS encoding DEDD exonuclease domain-containing protein, producing the protein MPQQQQSHEPRRQPRAQQLAFDELGEPLREVTFVVVDLETTGGSAKDDRITEIGAVKVRGGEVLGEFQTLVDPQTGIPPYIQVLTGITESMIIGAPTIAAALPSFLEFAGLEGGTVLVAHNAPFDVGFLKQAAKDLGYSWPKHRTVDTVITARRTISRDEVANCKLATLAPFFGSPTTPNHRALDDARATVAVLHGLFERLGPMGVQSLDELLTMSREVTPAQREKRTLAANLPESPGVYIFRDSQGNPLYVGKSKNIRRRVRDYFTASEPRARMREMVALATAVDTVSCSHDLEAGVRERRLIAALRPRYNRRSKTPDRAVWVKVTAELFPRLSVVRTMKDDGCDYLGPFSSRRAAEDTINAIYDTLPIRRCTHKLRQSAPINACALAELGKCSAPCDGRISPQTYAATIAPLRRAIRSDVGALVQPMLARIDALSAAQRYEEAQSVRDRAVALIRSLIRTQQLRRVNRLARLVAAAPDGNGGWELAVIRHGRLVLAAHAARGVPVRALLTSLAGSEESHASDDADSVDLPEAHYEETELISSWLDAPAVRLVELDGEYSCPVPAAASWTPWMRKIDRSIQTGRRARDPFAHPRTPRPLDRPQDRPLGVRRKYVVP
- a CDS encoding glycosyltransferase family 4 protein yields the protein MKTLVVTNDFPPREGGIQTFVRAMVAQFDPREVAVYCSTSPGAAEYDAGCGFEVVRNRATMLLPTRSVTADVIATARRIGADRVWFGAAAPLALMTPSLRKAGIHRLVGSTHGHETGWAAAPGARQLLRRIARTLDVTTYITGYTGDKLRDALGPAAQLARVSPGVDVERFTPDVDGAAVRREHGLDGRTVIGCISRLVPRKGQDALIAALPRIRAVHPDAVLFLVGSGRDRARLQRLVQRAGLGEHVVMTGSAPTHELPAYYAATDIFAMPCRTRKRGLDVEGLGMVYLEAAATGKPVVAGNSGGAPEAVIDGETGYVVTDPRSPHAVAEPIIRLLADAGLAARMSERGREWVCEQWTWKRQSDRLKELLQVA
- a CDS encoding c-type cytochrome is translated as MTDTADTQSAPPSAASSANKRRTGRKSKVRRAAALLGALAVVGGMYSYATPSNAETNASASQAEMMKTGQGIYDKTCITCHGANLEGVKDRGPSLLGVGAAAVYFQVSTGRMPMTRQEAQTIRKPAKFGHDDTLALAAYIGQYGGPAIPEVSKESIKNANLAEGGELFRLNCASCHNFVGQGGALSSGKFAPSLKHATPVDIYSAMLTGPQNMPVFSPNQLTDEQKVNIIAYVESLQKTTDPGGASIGRTGPVPEGLVIWLGGISFMLICTVWIAGKS